The following coding sequences are from one Microtus pennsylvanicus isolate mMicPen1 chromosome 1, mMicPen1.hap1, whole genome shotgun sequence window:
- the Znf316 gene encoding zinc finger protein 316: protein MAALHTTPDSRATQLEPAEDGSKCDADPDEDGDEEEKGREEAQGEEKAEEVVVEEEEVATQLQEVEVEANSEDAAGADSVEEGLAKEQRLSLGTQQQLSNGGDVKSPVRQGKALQASQVSPAIQDEDPEEEEDDEHFLTQGLVTFEDVAMYFTLEEWERLDVDQRDLYREVMQENYGILVSLGYPIPKPDLIFHLEQGDEPWVPDSPHPEEGDIVTGVYTGAWFWNDDIEDHEEEDDEDFLAEMAEEENEPPGLWSAAYGVGDVPGTWGPDDSDSVQTPDGWGPSPGSLGILAEEVEAKHFLSGREPGENFLAPWTFPAAAVPIGCPETTCDVCGKVFLHRSRLAKHQRYHAAVKPFGCEECGKGFVYRSHLAIHQRTHTGEKPFPCPDCGKRFVYKSHLVTHRRIHTGERPYRCAFCGAGFGRRSYLVTHQRTHTGERPYPCLQCGRSFSQSSALARHQAVHTADRPHCCPDCGQAFRLRADFQRHRRGGCTEPSSGEGAGMAPHEMEMAIAAVATAEPEELEARPEETKEPGTDVADGDTEAEAREDEEVVAAAAEATVPDSEKGPEPDRPFREMGNGLSGGEGPSSHPLGFHFPMHPKSWLHPDSFPILGFPEFSKRLQVDGHHLSGSLGPPLSLEGAGLACDPFRSAGPGVGTDGGLRAFAPTVGSLLAEPAPAAMAEEESPWICSDCGKTFGRRAALAKHQRYHAGERPHRCADCGKSFVYGSHLARHRRTHTGERPFPCPECGARFARGSHLAAHVRGHTGEKPFVCGVCGAGFSRRAHLTAHGRAHTGERPYACGECGRRFGQSAALTRHQWAHAEEKPHRCPDCGKGFGHSSDFKRHRRTHTGEKPFRCADCGRGFAQRSNLAKHRRGHTGERPFPCPECGKRFSQRSVLVTHQRTHTGERPYACANCGRRFSQSSHLLTHMKTHRGQAGAQMQNTAAKAQAPAKTTTPPPPPGSGTGSGTLLEFAGGTSFGSDPAAFAGPSGAFEESVL from the exons ATGGCCGCCCTTCACACTACTCCAGACTCCCGAGCGACCCAGCTGGAGCCTGCAGAAGATGGGTCAAAATGCGATGCTGACCCTGACGAGGATggggatgaggaggagaaggggagagaggaggcacAGGGGGAGGAAAAAGCAGAAGAGGTAgtagtggaagaggaggaagtggccacaCAGCtccaggaggtggaggtggaagcTAACTCAGAGGACGCTGCTGGTGCCGACAGTGTGGAGGAGGGGCTGGCAAAGGAGCAGAGGCTGAGCTTGGGGACCCAGCAGCAGCTAAGCAACGGTGGTGATGTCAAGTCGCCAGTCCGTCAAGGGAAAG CCCTGCAGGCCTCCCAGGTCTCACCTGCTATTCAGGATGAAGatccagaggaagaggaggatgatgAGCATTTCCTGACTCAG GGGCTGGTGACTTTTGAAGATGTGGCTATGTACTTCACtttggaggagtgggagaggcTGGATGTGGACCAGAGAGACCTCTACCGGGAAGTAATGCAGGAGAACTATGGGATCCTGGTCTCCTTGG GATACCCAATTCCCAAGCCGGATCTGATCTTCCACCTCGAACAAGGAGATGAACCTTGGGTCCCAGACAGCCCCCATCCCGAGGAGGGAGACATTGTCACTGGTGTCTACACAG GAGCCTGGTTCTGGAACGATGACATAGAGGACCATGAGGAGGAAGACGATGAGGACTTCCTTGCTGAAATGGCAGAGGAGGAGAACGAGCCACCAGGGCTGTGGTCTGCTGCCTATGGTGTGGGGGACGTGCCTGGGACTTGGGGTCCCGACGATTCAGATTCCGTTCAGACTCCAGATGGTTGGGGACCCAGCCCAGGCAGCCTCGGTATCCTGGCTGAGGAGGTTGAAGCTAAACATTTCCTGTCTGGCCGGGAGCCTGGGGAGAATTTTCTGGCGCCCTGGACATTTCCCGCAGCAGCTGTCCCCATCGGATGTCCGGAGACCACTTGCGACGTGTGCGGTAAAGTGTTCCTCCACCGTTCGCGCCTGGCCAAGCACCAGCGTTACCATGCGGCGGTTAAGCCCTTCGGCTGCGAGGAGTGTGGCAAGGGCTTTGTGTACCGTTCGCACCTGGCCATCCACCAGCGCACTCATACCGGCGAGAAGCCCTTCCCGTGCCCGGACTGTGGCAAGCGCTTCGTCTACAAGTCGCACCTGGTCACGCACCGGCGCATCCACACGGGCGAGCGGCCCTACCGCTGCGCCTTCTGCGGCGCGGGCTTCGGGCGGCGCTCCTACTTGGTAACCCACCAACGTACGCACACGGGCGAGAGGCCCTACCCGTGCTTACAGTGCGGCCGTAGCTTCAGCCAGAGCTCAGCGCTAGCTCGCCACCAGGCTGTGCACACCGCCGATCGTCCTCACTGCTGCCCGGACTGCGGCCAGGCCTTCCGCCTGCGCGCTGACTTCCAGCGGCACCGGCGCGGCGGCTGCACGGAACCCAGCAGTGGCGAAGGTGCGGGGATGGCTCCCCACGAGATGGAGATGGCAATAGCAGCTGTAGCCACAGCGGAGCCGGAAGAACTGGAGGCCAGGCCCGAGGAGACCAAAGAGCCTGGGACTGATGTGGCAGACGGAGACACAGAGGCTGAAGCCAGAGAGGACGAGGAGGTGGTAGCTGCGGCGGCAGAGGCGACGGTCCCCGACAGCGAGAAGGGCCCTGAGCCAGACAGGCCGTTCCGTGAGATGGGCAACGGCCTGAGTGGGGGCGAAGGGCCTTCCTCGCACCCGCTCGGCTTCCATTTTCCCATGCACCCCAAGTCTTGGCTGCATCCCGACAGCTTCCCCATACTGGGGTTCCCCGAGTTCTCCAAACGGCTGCAGGTCGACGGGCATCATCTCTCCGGCTCCCTGGGCCCCCCGCTGTCCCTGGAGGGCGCGGGGCTGGCTTGTGACCCGTTCCGTAGCGCGGGCCCCGGAGTCGGGACGGATGGTGGCTTGCGAGCGTTCGCGCCCACCGTGGGGTCGCTGCTGGCGGAGCCCGCGCCCGCCGCGATGGCAGAGGAGGAGAGCCCGTGGATCTGCTCCGACTGCGGCAAGACGTTCGGGCGGCGCGCGGCGCTAGCCAAGCACCAGCGCTACCATGCGGGCGAGCGGCCGCACCGCTGCGCCGACTGCGGCAAAAGCTTCGTGTACGGCTCGCACCTGGCGCGCCACCGGCGCACGCACACGGGCGAGCGGCCATTCCCGTGCCCGGAGTGCGGCGCTCGCTTCGCACGCGGCTCGCACCTGGCGGCGCACGTGCGCGGGCACACGGGCGAGAAGCCGTTCGTGTGCGGCGTGTGCGGGGCGGGCTTCAGCCGGCGCGCGCATCTCACCGCGCACGGGCGCGCGCACACGGGCGAGCGGCCCTACGCGTGCGGCGAGTGCGGCCGACGCTTCGGGCAGAGCGCGGCGCTGACCCGGCACCAGTGGGCGCACGCCGAGGAGAAGCCGCACCGCTGCCCTGACTGCGGCAAGGGCTTCGGCCACAGCTCGGACTTCAAGCGGCACCGACGCACGCACACGGGCGAGAAGCCGTTCCGGTGCGCCGACTGCGGCCGCGGCTTCGCGCAGCGCTCCAACCTCGCCAAGCACCGACGCGGCCACACGGGCGAGCGGCCCTTTCCCTGCCCCGAGTGTGGCAAGCGTTTCTCCCAGCGATCGGTGCTAGTGACGCATCAGCGCACGCACACGGGGGAGCGGCCGTACGCGTGTGCCAACTGCGGCCGGCGCTTCTCACAGAGCTCGCATCTGCTCACGCACATGAAGACGCACCGCGGGCAGGCGGGCGCACAGATGCAGAACACAGCCGCCAAGGCCCAGGCACCTGCCAAGACGACGACGCCCCCGCCGCCACCGGGCTCTGGCACCGGGTCAGGAACGCTGCTCGAGTTCGCCGGCGGAACTAGCTTCGGCTCCGATCCTGCCGCGTTCGCTGGGCCCTCGGGTGCCTTTGAGGAGAGCGTCTTGTGA